The proteins below are encoded in one region of Paenisporosarcina cavernae:
- a CDS encoding LCP family protein, translating to MEEFESHSRMARKAKPFRKTKLFVKLFLAALVILTIVSVIQYRNGYTLTNTTKKSDIPFSGDELDVKNPSNVNVLLLGVDSRGEEKSRSDTMMLISMNKEKKTIKMVSFMRDIYADIPGYKSYKLNTAYYLGGVQLAKDTITHMFGVPIQHYALIDFSNFETIVDIAAPNGVKLDVEKDMSEKIGVSLKAGEQTLNGKELLGYARFRADNEGDFGRVRRQQQAIEALKDTVLKPLAAYRYPKLAGAVKGTVETDYSTTEEVLHLLQIATKDYDTSKLTIPVENSYQFANYSHAGSVLEIDVEQNRQALQDFLQN from the coding sequence ATGGAAGAATTTGAATCTCATAGTAGAATGGCGAGAAAGGCCAAACCTTTCCGAAAAACCAAACTATTTGTGAAATTATTTTTAGCAGCACTTGTTATTTTAACGATTGTAAGTGTGATTCAATATCGCAATGGATATACGTTAACGAATACAACCAAGAAATCGGATATTCCGTTTTCAGGTGATGAGTTAGATGTGAAAAACCCTAGTAATGTGAATGTCTTACTACTTGGTGTGGATAGCCGTGGAGAAGAAAAATCTCGTTCGGATACGATGATGTTAATATCGATGAACAAAGAGAAAAAGACCATTAAAATGGTCTCCTTCATGCGAGATATTTATGCAGATATTCCAGGATACAAGTCGTACAAGCTAAATACTGCTTACTATTTAGGTGGCGTTCAACTTGCAAAAGATACCATCACACATATGTTTGGAGTGCCTATTCAACACTATGCTTTAATCGATTTCTCTAATTTCGAAACGATTGTCGATATTGCCGCACCGAATGGGGTTAAACTAGATGTTGAAAAAGATATGTCCGAGAAAATTGGTGTATCTTTAAAAGCAGGTGAACAAACATTAAATGGTAAAGAATTGTTAGGTTATGCAAGATTTCGTGCCGATAATGAAGGAGATTTTGGACGCGTTCGTCGTCAACAACAAGCGATAGAAGCACTAAAAGATACAGTTTTAAAGCCTCTTGCTGCTTACCGTTATCCGAAACTCGCTGGAGCAGTAAAAGGTACTGTCGAAACTGATTATTCAACAACTGAAGAAGTCCTGCATTTATTGCAAATTGCTACAAAAGATTATGACACATCAAAATTGACTATTCCTGTTGAAAATTCCTATCAGTTTGCCAATTACTCACATGCTGGCTCGGTTTTAGAAATTGATGTTGAACAAAATCGACAAGCATTGCAGGATTTTTTACAAAACTAG
- a CDS encoding diguanylate cyclase has product MGEKLQIDPESDNRMTTEGPIVLLHWILEKENQIVKHVSPNVTRIFGYLPQDLTTGKYPLLHIIFEEDRESFRHNIRNNIALGLHFWEATYRIYAKNGDIRFIKTYTYTNVDDLQNIQVYSYIIDQTDLKKEIDLHMSLELRWSAAIDSAREGVWDWDVLHDKIYFSKHWKSMLGFDEHELKNDFAEWESRVHPDDLQKAMADIRAHLENETTFYENEHRLRHKDGTYRWILDRGKAFSRDKTGKATRLIGTHVDITERKEMEYELKTRNKELEQLLEQIKEISITDPLTSLYNRRKMMSEIEREQLEFPEKNEIFSLAILDLDYFKLINDEYGHLVGDEVLVSFSNLLIENVRDEDIVARWGGEEFLVLFPKTLSKDAVNVLERLQSLCSQNSIHAKGETISLSFSAGVCEYNSCDMFHDLIKFADHALYEAKNDGRNSIKLYEKELPRI; this is encoded by the coding sequence ATGGGAGAAAAGTTGCAGATTGATCCTGAGTCGGATAATCGTATGACGACAGAAGGTCCAATCGTTTTATTGCACTGGATATTAGAGAAAGAAAATCAAATCGTCAAACATGTTTCGCCAAATGTTACTCGAATTTTTGGGTATCTTCCTCAAGATTTAACGACTGGAAAATATCCACTCCTACACATCATTTTTGAAGAGGACCGTGAATCATTCCGACATAATATTCGAAACAATATAGCGTTAGGATTACATTTTTGGGAAGCGACTTATCGCATTTATGCTAAGAATGGTGATATTCGATTCATAAAAACATATACCTATACAAATGTAGATGACTTACAGAACATTCAAGTGTATTCCTACATAATCGATCAAACGGATTTAAAAAAAGAAATTGATTTACATATGTCTTTAGAGCTTAGGTGGTCTGCTGCCATTGATAGCGCACGTGAAGGTGTATGGGATTGGGATGTCCTGCATGATAAGATCTACTTCTCCAAGCATTGGAAAAGTATGTTAGGGTTTGATGAACACGAATTAAAGAATGATTTCGCTGAATGGGAAAGTCGTGTTCATCCAGACGATTTGCAAAAAGCTATGGCTGATATTCGTGCTCATCTTGAAAATGAAACGACATTTTATGAAAATGAACATCGTCTACGCCATAAAGATGGGACATATCGCTGGATATTAGACCGTGGAAAAGCCTTTTCAAGAGACAAAACTGGTAAAGCGACACGATTGATTGGAACGCATGTCGATATTACCGAACGAAAAGAAATGGAATATGAACTAAAAACTCGGAACAAAGAGCTAGAGCAATTATTAGAGCAGATAAAGGAAATCTCTATAACAGATCCATTAACAAGCCTCTATAATCGTCGGAAAATGATGTCTGAAATCGAACGCGAACAACTCGAGTTTCCAGAAAAGAATGAAATTTTCTCCTTAGCTATTTTAGATTTGGATTATTTTAAACTCATAAATGATGAGTACGGACATCTTGTTGGTGATGAAGTGCTAGTTTCTTTTTCCAACCTTTTAATAGAAAATGTACGGGATGAGGATATCGTCGCCAGATGGGGAGGGGAAGAGTTCCTAGTGCTGTTTCCTAAAACACTTTCGAAAGATGCCGTGAATGTCTTAGAACGATTACAATCGCTATGTTCTCAAAATAGTATTCACGCAAAAGGGGAAACCATCTCTCTGTCTTTTTCGGCTGGAGTCTGTGAGTACAATTCCTGTGACATGTTTCATGACTTAATTAAATTCGCAGATCATGCACTATATGAAGCAAAAAACGATGGACGTAATTCGATTAAATTATATGAAAAAGAACTTCCTAGGATTTAA
- the msrA gene encoding peptide-methionine (S)-S-oxide reductase MsrA gives MEKAYFAGGCFWCMVKPFDQWDGIETVISGYMGGTTENPTYEDVKEGNTGHLEVVEISFDPAVFSYEKLLEIYWQQIDPTDDGGQFHDRGESYKTAIFYSTETQKKQAEQSKDELAHSGKFSKPIVTEIREVQPFYPAEEYHQDYYKKNKSHYEEDRAVSGRDEFLDKHWKK, from the coding sequence ATGGAAAAAGCATATTTTGCTGGAGGCTGTTTTTGGTGCATGGTGAAGCCGTTTGATCAGTGGGACGGTATAGAAACAGTTATTAGTGGTTACATGGGTGGAACAACAGAAAATCCTACATATGAAGATGTGAAAGAAGGAAATACGGGACACTTAGAAGTAGTCGAAATCAGCTTTGACCCTGCTGTCTTTTCATATGAAAAATTACTCGAAATATATTGGCAGCAAATTGATCCTACGGATGATGGAGGACAATTCCATGATCGTGGTGAATCCTATAAAACCGCCATTTTTTATTCAACTGAAACACAAAAAAAACAAGCAGAACAATCAAAAGACGAATTAGCACACAGCGGAAAGTTCTCAAAACCAATCGTTACAGAAATCAGAGAAGTTCAACCTTTTTATCCTGCAGAAGAATATCATCAAGATTACTATAAAAAAAACAAATCACATTATGAAGAAGACCGAGCGGTTTCTGGTCGTGACGAATTCCTGGATAAGCATTGGAAAAAATAA
- a CDS encoding CynX/NimT family MFS transporter, producing the protein MKLTKTSIGLLLAIFLLSLNMRPAITSIGPLLDTIRNDLALSNSEISLLTSIPVICMGLFAPLAVWWLRRFGQKWGITLLVLVIGIFTALRFVWSAYMGLLLTSFVVGIAIAIMGPILSSFIKERFASQTPLAISVYSLGMGGGATLSAGLTGYFYVGYQSNWSAALATWGILAVISLIVWFIVYKPQIVEKTTTEDVFIEPIVRSPWKNYRAWMIMLFFGFQCALFFALTTWLGSIAGEMGYSLLKAGSTITLMTTVQLFFNLLVPFLMNKNPNRLFWIFVALSIGTVGLLFMLTGIPNLIWVSAVLLGITLAVLFPVGLLLPLDETTNPFEANEWSAMVLSGGFVIGGIFPLVIGILYDATNSHTWTILLMLLMMVMMAIFTFLLKRAREQ; encoded by the coding sequence ATGAAACTCACAAAAACGTCGATTGGATTATTACTAGCAATCTTTTTGCTTTCATTAAATATGCGTCCAGCGATTACCTCTATTGGTCCATTACTTGATACTATTCGAAATGATTTAGCATTATCCAATAGTGAAATAAGTTTATTAACATCTATACCTGTCATTTGTATGGGATTATTTGCTCCGTTAGCAGTTTGGTGGTTAAGAAGATTTGGTCAAAAGTGGGGGATAACACTTCTTGTACTTGTTATTGGAATTTTTACTGCTTTACGATTTGTTTGGAGCGCCTATATGGGACTTTTACTGACATCATTTGTTGTCGGAATCGCGATTGCGATTATGGGTCCGATTTTGTCCTCCTTTATTAAAGAACGTTTTGCCTCACAAACACCTTTAGCTATAAGCGTATATTCTTTAGGAATGGGTGGGGGAGCAACTCTGAGTGCAGGATTGACCGGCTATTTCTATGTAGGATATCAGTCGAATTGGTCTGCAGCACTTGCAACTTGGGGTATTTTAGCCGTTATTTCTCTAATTGTTTGGTTCATCGTGTACAAACCACAAATCGTGGAAAAAACAACGACAGAAGATGTCTTCATCGAACCTATTGTCCGCTCCCCATGGAAAAACTACCGAGCGTGGATGATCATGTTATTTTTTGGATTCCAATGTGCATTGTTTTTTGCATTGACAACTTGGCTTGGTTCCATCGCTGGCGAAATGGGCTATTCTTTATTAAAAGCTGGCTCAACTATTACACTTATGACGACTGTACAATTATTTTTTAACTTATTAGTCCCTTTTTTAATGAATAAAAATCCAAATCGTTTGTTTTGGATCTTTGTAGCGCTTTCAATAGGAACTGTTGGATTACTCTTTATGTTGACGGGCATTCCAAACTTGATCTGGGTTTCAGCAGTATTACTTGGTATTACACTAGCAGTCTTATTCCCAGTAGGTTTATTGCTTCCGTTAGATGAAACAACCAATCCGTTCGAAGCAAATGAATGGAGCGCGATGGTACTGAGTGGAGGGTTCGTAATCGGTGGAATTTTCCCATTAGTAATTGGAATATTATATGATGCGACGAATTCACACACATGGACAATCTTGCTGATGTTATTGATGATGGTTATGATGGCAATCTTCACATTCTTATTAAAAAGAGCGAGAGAACAATAG
- a CDS encoding AI-2E family transporter — MNKEQPSFFQTRVIQFLGGRNTLFLLLVILLIGLIILIFDKVSFVFYPIQIFIGNVVFPVIMATILYYLLRPVLGLLEKAKIPKIWGIVLLFVGIIGLFTLLIFLVLPFLKDQFSTLIEEFPTYFQQLLVSIDTFLRNSIFQEYYVSMNLTPQEYLKDLPDGFAATIQDAAGGLLSGVGTFISTLTGFVLAVVTVPFILFYLLKDGKKLPSYIIRLLPPTMRDDAQLIMKDADKQISAYIQGQLLVSFCIGFMVFIGFLIIGMDYALLLGVLAMVTSVVPYLGPIIAITPAAIIAIVTSPFMLVKLAIVWTIVQLVEGKFISPQIMGKSLHIHPITIIFVLLTAGSLFGVPGVILGIPGYALLKVVVTHWYRLIRARYDRYQPDPELKYANTK, encoded by the coding sequence ATGAATAAAGAGCAACCGTCTTTTTTTCAAACGCGAGTTATTCAATTTTTAGGCGGTAGAAATACACTTTTTCTGCTGCTCGTGATTTTACTTATTGGATTAATCATCTTAATCTTTGATAAAGTTTCATTTGTTTTCTATCCAATACAAATTTTCATCGGTAATGTTGTCTTTCCTGTAATCATGGCAACTATACTGTACTATTTATTACGTCCTGTACTTGGATTGCTAGAAAAAGCGAAAATACCAAAAATATGGGGAATTGTTCTACTTTTTGTTGGTATCATTGGCCTTTTCACATTGCTTATATTTTTAGTATTACCATTTTTAAAAGACCAATTTTCCACATTAATAGAAGAATTTCCGACCTATTTTCAGCAACTATTAGTGTCGATCGATACGTTCTTGCGTAATTCTATCTTTCAAGAATATTATGTATCGATGAATTTAACTCCTCAAGAATATTTAAAAGACTTGCCTGATGGCTTTGCAGCTACTATCCAGGATGCAGCTGGTGGTTTACTAAGTGGAGTTGGAACATTCATTTCTACGCTTACGGGCTTCGTATTAGCAGTTGTTACTGTTCCGTTTATTCTCTTTTATTTATTAAAAGATGGGAAAAAGCTTCCGAGTTACATTATTCGGTTACTTCCTCCAACCATGAGAGATGATGCGCAATTGATCATGAAAGATGCGGACAAACAAATAAGTGCGTATATTCAAGGACAATTACTTGTATCGTTTTGCATTGGGTTTATGGTATTCATCGGATTTCTTATCATCGGTATGGACTATGCACTTCTTTTAGGCGTGTTGGCAATGGTCACCAGTGTTGTACCATACTTAGGACCAATTATCGCAATCACACCGGCAGCAATCATCGCTATCGTGACATCACCATTTATGTTAGTAAAGCTAGCGATCGTGTGGACAATCGTCCAATTGGTGGAAGGAAAGTTTATCTCTCCACAAATAATGGGTAAGTCATTACATATACACCCAATTACAATTATTTTCGTGTTATTAACTGCAGGTTCGTTATTTGGTGTACCGGGCGTTATTCTTGGGATACCAGGATATGCCTTATTAAAAGTAGTAGTCACACATTGGTATCGTTTAATTCGTGCAAGGTACGACCGCTATCAACCAGATCCAGAACTGAAATACGCAAATACAAAATAA